The Apium graveolens cultivar Ventura chromosome 6, ASM990537v1, whole genome shotgun sequence genome contains a region encoding:
- the LOC141667208 gene encoding zinc finger protein CONSTANS-LIKE 2-like, whose product MFKEEKNGSTWARICDTCRSAPCTIYCRADLAYLCTACDARIHAATGLASQHERVWICEACERAPAAFICKADAASLCTSCDADIHSANPLASRHHRVPVAPIPGCVYGPQTAKGSIIGLGNQLDNGFLTPETDEIATDDDDESEAASWLLIHPAKDNTNQITNGLLFGGEAVDEYLDFVDFNSCKENQFTTQQQYDVPQKSYGEQYNDQQKYYVPQKSYAGDSVVPVQSEQAKIHQFQPPQQPLPKQNQNFQLDMEYETSNAGYCYPPSLSHSVSVSSMDVGVVPDSTMIDISATHPRPPKGTIDLFSSPQVQVATPLTPMDREARVLRYREKRKTRKFEKTIRYASRKAYAETRPRIKGRFAKRTDAETEVDQMFSSTLMAETGYGIVPSF is encoded by the exons ATGTTTAAGGAGGAGAAAAATGGCAGCACTTGGGCGCGTATTTGTGATACATGTCGCTCTGCCCCATGCACAATTTACTGCCGTGCTGACTTGGCATACCTCTGCACTGCTTGCGATGCTCGCATCCATGCTGCTACTGGACTAGCTTCGCAGCATGAACGTGTTTGGATATGTGAAGCATGTGAACGTGCTCCCGCTGCCTTCATATGCAAGGCAGACGCAGCGTCGCTTTGTACTAGCTGCGACGCAGATATCCACTCTGCCAATCCTTTGGCAAGCCGTCATCACCGCGTTCCAGTTGCACCTATCCCTGGCTGTGTTTACGGACCACAGACAGCTAAAGGGTCGATAATCGGGCTTGGAAATCAACTTGATAACGGTTTCTTGACTCCGGAAACAGATGAGATTGctactgatgatgatgatgaaagTGAAGCGGCTTCATGGTTGTTAATCCATCCTGCCAAGGACAATACTAACCAGATTACCAATGGTCTGTTGTTTGGCGGAGAGGCAGTGGATGAGTACTTGGACTTTGTCGATTTTAATTCGTGCAAAGAAAATCAGTTCACTACTCAGCAGCAGTATGATGTTCCTCAAAAGAGCTACGGAGAGCAGTACAATGATCAGCAGAAATATTATGTTCCGCAAAAGAGTTATGCAGGCGATAGCGTTGTGCCAGTTCAGAGTGAACAGGCGAAAATTCATCAGTTTCAGCCACCTCAGCAGCCTTTGCCAAAGCAGAACCAGAATTTTCAGCTGGATATGGAATATGAAACATCAAACGCTGGCTACTGTTACCCTCCTTCACTTAGTCACAGC GTTTCTGTATCCTCCATGGATGTTGGAGTGGTTCCAGATTCTACAATGATTGATATCTCCGCCACACATCCGAGACCCCCTAAAGGAACAATTGACCTATTTTCCAGCCCACAAGTTCAGGTGGCAACTCCACTTACTCCAATGGATAGAGAGGCTAGAGTCCTCAGATACAGAGAGAAGAGAAAGACTAGGAAGTTCGAGAAGACAATCAGGTATGCGTCAAGAAAAGCCTATGCAGAAACTAGGCCTAGGATCAAAGGCAGGTTTGCAAAGAGAACAGATGCCGAAACAGAAGTGGATCAGATGTTTTCCTCAACTCTGATGGCTGAAACTGGATATGGCATTGTGCCATCATTCTGA